The following DNA comes from Gemmobacter sp..
GTTCCTGGCCTGATCGACATGCCGTCGGCCTACAGCCGGGCGGATGGCGAACTGGGCCTGAGCGTCAGCCATTTCCGCAACCAGACCCGCACGACCCTGACCTTCCAGATCTCGAACCGCCTCTCGGCCTCGTTCAGATACTCGTTCCTATACAATATTCGTCCCATACCGAATCCATCTACAAATATAAATCCGTACCTCTTCGACCGCAGCTTCTCGGTACATTACCGTTTCCTTGATGAAGGACGCTATCGTCCCGCAATGGCTATCGGAATAAATGATTTGCTTGGCACTGGTATTTACGGTGGCGAGTACATTGTCGCATCCAAGACTCTGACACCCCAGTTGCGGGTCACGACAGGGATCGGCTGGGGGCGACTGGGGACGGTGAACAGTTTCACCAACCCACTTGCGCTCATTAGTGGTAGGTTTCGTAACCGACCCACCCCCAACTGGGGACAAGGCGGTGCCTTTGCCGCCAATTCTTGGTTCCGCGGCAATGCCGCCTTCTTCGGCGGGGTCGAATGGCAGGCCACCGACCGGCTGCGGTTGCTGGCCGAATATTCCTCGGACGATTATGCTCGCGAAAGCCCGAGTGCCTTTCAGCGCAAGTCGTCGCTGAACTTCGGGATGTCCTATCAGTACAGCGACCGCACGACCATTTCGGCGCGCTACCTGTACGGGTCGGAATTCGGTTTCCAGCTGACCTATGCGCTCAATCCCAAGCGGCCCCGCTTCGGCTCGGGCCTCGACACGGCGCCGCCGCCGATCCTGCGGCGCGGGGCAGGGGCGGGCCTTCCGGCTGGCGGCGATCTGCATGGGGCGCTTGCCCGTGCGCTGGCGCGCGAAGGGCTGGCGCTGGAAGGGATGGAGCAGACCGGCGAAACAATCCGAGTGCAGATCCGCAACGAACGCTACGCGACCGATGCCCAGGCCACGGGCAGGGCAGCCCGTGTGCTGGCCCGCCTTGCCCCGGACGGCGTCGCTGTGTTCGATATCCGTCTGGCGGTCCACAGCATGCCGGTCACCTCGGTCATCCTGCGGCGCAGCGATCTGGAGGAGCTGGAATTCCACCCCGTCGCGCCGGATCTGTCGCGCGCCAATGCCCGTGTTCTGGATGTCCGCGACCGGCTTGCGCCCGTCGAAGGGCGCTATCCGCTGCTGTCCTATGGAATCGAGCCCTATCTGATCCCCAGCCTGTTCGACCCGGACGCCCCGTTCCGCTTGGATGTCGGCGTTGCGCTTCATGCCCGCTATGAACCGCGGCCCGGCTTGGTGTTTTCGGGGCGCATCCACCAGAAGATCGCAGGTAATCTGGACAAGACGAGCCGCCCGTCCACCTCGGTCCTGCCGCGGGTCCGCAGCGAGGCCTATCTCTATTACAAGGAAGGTTCGACCACGATCCCCGAGCTGACGGCCGCCTGGTATTTCCGCCCGGGCAAGGACGTGTTCGGGCGTGTGACCTTCGGCTATCTGGAATCGATGTTCGGCGGTGTGTCGGCGGAACTCTTGTGGAAGCCGCAGAACAGCCGCCTCGCCCTCGGGATCGAGGTCAACTATGTCCGCCAGCGCGCCTTCAACCAGCAGTTCGGGTTCCGCAACTATCGCGTCGCCACCGGCCATGTGTCCGCCTATTACGACATCGGGCGGGGCTACAAGGGCCAGCTGGATGTCGGCCGCTACCTGGCCGGGGATGTCGGCGCCACGCTGACGCTGGCGCGCGAATTCGAAAACGGCTGGAAGATCGGCGCCTTTGCCACGCTGACCAACGTGTCGGCGGCGCAGTTTGGCGAAGGATCGTTCGACAAGGGCATCCTGCTGACGATCCCGCTGGACTGGGTGACCGGGCGGCCCAGCCGGACCCGGCTGAGCACGGTCATCCGGCCGGTGCAGCGCGACGGCGGGGCGCGGCTGAACG
Coding sequences within:
- a CDS encoding YjbH domain-containing protein, whose product is MARNFHHGVVAAALTGLSFSLASPAQAQTRSLAWDYNSFGVPGLIDMPSAYSRADGELGLSVSHFRNQTRTTLTFQISNRLSASFRYSFLYNIRPIPNPSTNINPYLFDRSFSVHYRFLDEGRYRPAMAIGINDLLGTGIYGGEYIVASKTLTPQLRVTTGIGWGRLGTVNSFTNPLALISGRFRNRPTPNWGQGGAFAANSWFRGNAAFFGGVEWQATDRLRLLAEYSSDDYARESPSAFQRKSSLNFGMSYQYSDRTTISARYLYGSEFGFQLTYALNPKRPRFGSGLDTAPPPILRRGAGAGLPAGGDLHGALARALAREGLALEGMEQTGETIRVQIRNERYATDAQATGRAARVLARLAPDGVAVFDIRLAVHSMPVTSVILRRSDLEELEFHPVAPDLSRANARVLDVRDRLAPVEGRYPLLSYGIEPYLIPSLFDPDAPFRLDVGVALHARYEPRPGLVFSGRIHQKIAGNLDKTSRPSTSVLPRVRSEAYLYYKEGSTTIPELTAAWYFRPGKDVFGRVTFGYLESMFGGVSAELLWKPQNSRLALGIEVNYVRQRAFNQQFGFRNYRVATGHVSAYYDIGRGYKGQLDVGRYLAGDVGATLTLAREFENGWKIGAFATLTNVSAAQFGEGSFDKGILLTIPLDWVTGRPSRTRLSTVIRPVQRDGGARLNVSGRLYESVREMQATKLDATWGRFWR